From Elstera cyanobacteriorum:
TCCGTCGCCCGCGCCGCCGCCGCCTTCCGCCCGACGCCGCCAATCATCTGCGGCAGCACGACATTTTCCAGCGCCGAAAACTCTGGCAGCAGTTGGTGGAACTGATAGACGAAGCCGATGGTGCGGCGGCGCAGCTCCGTCCGCCCAGCGTCGTTCAGCTTGGCGCTCGCCTGCCCGTCGATTTCAATTTCCCCGGCGGTCGGGCTATCCAGCAGCCCCGCCATATGCAGCAGGGTCGATTTCCCGGCGCCGGAGGGGGCGATCAGCCCAACCATTTCCCCGGCATTCAGGGTGAAATCGACGCCCTTCAGGACGGTCAGCGCGCCATAGGAACGCTCGACCCCGCGTAGGACGAGAACCGGCTTACTCATAGCGCAACGCCTCCACCGGGTTCAGCCGGGCCGCGCGCAGCGCCGGATAGATCGTCGCCAGCAAACTCAGACTGAAGGCCATAACCACGACTTGCAGCACCTCCGCTGGGTCCATCTTGGCGGGCAGGCGCGAGAGGAAATAGATTTCCGCCTGGAAAAGCTGTGTGCCGGTCAGGTTTTGCAGGAACTGGCGGATGCTTTCGATATTCTCGCAGAACAGCACGCCAATCAGCAGCCCTGCCGCCGTGCCAATAATGCCGATGCTGGCGCCCGACAGTAGGAAGATGCGCAGGATCATCCCGCGCGTCGCCCCCATCGTCCGCAGCACGGCGATGTCGCGGCCCTTATCCTTCACCATCATGATCATCGAGGAAATGATGTTGAAGGCCGCCACCAGGATGATCAACGTCAGGATCAGAAACATCACATTGCGTTCGACCTGGATCGCATTGAAAAAGCTGGAATTTGCCTGCTGCCAATCCACCGCCCGCACCCCCGGCGGCACGAGGCCGGAGAGCAAATAGGTCATGGTCGCCGCCCGGTTCGGATCGGTCAGCATAATCTCGATGCCCGATACCGCCTGCGGCAGCCGGAAGAACACCTGCGCGGCGCTCAGCGGCGCATAAACATAGGTGTTATCATACTCGTACATGCCGACTTCAAACACACCCGCCACCCGGTAGGTCTTGATACGCGGCACGGAACCAAAAGCGGTGCTTTCCCCACGCGGGCTGAGAACCGTAATCGGATCGCCGAGGCGCAGCCCCAGGCGATAGGCCATGCGGCTGCCGATCAGCACCCCATCCTCGCCCATCTCATCGATACTGCCCTGGCGCACCGCATCGGCGATCAGGCGGCGGGCGCGCAGATCGTCGGTGCTCATGCCGCGCACCAGGGCCCCGCCCGCTACACCATTGGCGCTGACCATCACCTGGCCCTCGACCATCGGCGCGGCAAAGACTACCCCGTCCATTCCGCGCAACCGCGCGACCAGCTTATCGGCGTCGGGAATAGCCTGCCCCGCCGGGGCGCTGATGGTGATGTGGCCATTCAGCCCCAAAATCCGCCCCAGAAGTTCCGCCCGGAAACCGTTCATCACCGCCATAACGATAATCAGCGTCGCCACGCCCAGCGCGATGCCGAGCAGCGAGAACCACGCGATGACGGAAATAAACCCTTCCTGCCGCCGGGCCCGGAGGTAGCGAAAGGCGACAAGCCGTTCAAACGCCGAGAACATTTATTCCGCCCCGCTGTCTACAAATCGATCAAGGGATCGCCCCCTATGCCCCTTACGCATCCCGTTCGACGGCCCTGTCTTTGCAAGCAAATTCAGGCATTTCTATGAAGGTGGGAGCGCCAAGGGGGAGACCCCTTGGCTTGGGTTCAGCGGCAAGCCCCTGATAAATCGCTTATGCCCCCACCCGCGCTAAAGCGTCGGTGACGGAGAGTTCGTCGCGCTGGCCGGTGCGGCGGTTCTTCACTTCGACGACGCCTTTTTCCAGCCCGCGCGGGCCGATGATGATCTGCCAGGGCAGACCGATCAGATCGAGGTCGGCGAATTTCACGCCCGCCCGTTCGTCGCGGTCGTCGTACAGTACGTCGATCCCCTTGGCGGTCAGCGCCGCATAGATTTCCTGCGCCTTCGCGTCCGACGCGGCATCGCCCGCTTTCATAGTGATGATGCCGACGTGATAGGGGGCAACCGCTTCCGGCCAAATAATCCCGGCCTCATCATGGCTGGCTTCGATAATCGCCCCCAGCAGGCGCGAGACGCCCACCCCGTAAGACCCCATATGCATCGGGGTCGTGGAGCCATCGGCCAGGGTGATGGTGGCATTCATCGGTTTTGAATATTTTTCGCCGAAGTAGAAGATATGTCCCACTTCGATACCGCGTGCCGAATGCAGCCGGTCCGCCGGGATCGGCACGGCGTTGGGATCGTGCTTTTCTTCGGTCGCGGCATAGAAACCGGTCGCCCAATCGACGAAGGATTGCAGTTCTTCCGCGCTCTTGGGTGCCTTATCCAGCACGTCGAGGTCGAGCCAATCCTTATCGCAGAACACCTGGCTTTCGCCGGTCTCGGCCAGAATGATAAACTCGTGCGACAGGTCGCCGCCGATCGGGCCGGTATCGGCCTTCATCGGAATGGCCTTCAGCCCCAAGCGGGCATAGGTGCGCAGATAGGCCAAGAACTGTTTATTATAGCTGACGCGGGCGGAGGCTTCGTCGAGATCGAAGGAATAAGCATCCTTCATCAAAAACTCGCGGCCCCGCATCACGCCAAAGCGCGGGCGCACCTCGTCGCGGAACTTCCACTGAATATGATAGAGATTAAGCGGTAACTGCTTGTAGGACTTAACAAAGGTGCGGACGATATCCGTCAGCATTTCTTCGTTCGTGGGTCCGTACAGCAACTCGCGCTCGTGCCGGTCGGTAATGCGCAGCATTTCCTTACCGTAATCATCATACCGGCCGCTTTCGCGCCACAGGTCCGCCGATTGAATGGTCGGCATCAGCAGTTCGACCACGCCCGCGCGGTTTTGCTCCTCCCGCACAATGGCTTCCACCTTGCGCAGCACGCGCAGGCCCAGCGGCAGCCAGGTGTAAATCCCGGCGCTCTGCTGGCGGATCATCCCGGCGCGCAGCATCAACCGATGCGAGGCGATCTGCGCTTCGGCGGGGTTTTCTTTCAGGGTGGGCAGGAAAAACTGGGACAGGCGCATGAAACGTCTCAATGCTTATAGGAATGGCCGGGCGCGACTTTAGGCGGCGCAGACAGGCTTGTCCACGCCGAAGCCGCCGTGAAAAATCAGGATTAGCGGTAGCCCGCCGCGCGGCAGCGTTCGATTAACTCGTCATTGCCGCCGCTCAGCGGGCGACCGTTGAGCAGGCTGGAGCCATCGGGCGCTATCTGGACCGTGCCGAGCGTCGTCTCCCCCTGCAGCGGCCCCCGCAGACGCCCGCCATAGGCATTGGGATCGACATAGAGCCGGGTGGACGGACTCAGTCCCCCGGCCAGCCCGCCGCCAAACAGCGATCCGCCCGGCAGATCAGCCCCGGCGACGCTGCCGCCAGAGGCGGTAACCCCCGGCTGGTAATCCGGCGACTCCGACGGCGACAATGTCGCCAAAGCCTGACGGCAGATTTCCGGGTCCGGGGCAGCGAGCAGGCTTGGACTGGTGCCACCAATATTCATTTGAAACCGGGGTGCCTGGGCCGAAACACCGCCTGCCCCAGCGCCGACCGCCAAAGCCAGAAGGGTTGTCGCCAAAAACGCCGGTAAGCGCCTATTTTCTGAGCGTTTTTTCATCGTCATAGTGTAGCAGATTCCAGAAAAGAACCCCAGACGGTAAAATCTACCCGGCATAGGCTTTGTAACCGACTGGTTCATCATCTCTTTTTGCCCCGGACTCCGAATTAGGATTCCTATATTGCCAGAGCTTACACAAGCATCACATTTTGACGAAAAAATGGGTGACAGAGCGAATGTTGCGTGCGTATACTCCCTTCAACAAATAAAAAGACTGCGCGACAAAGGCCGCGCAGCCCGAGTTTAGGGAGGAATCGCCACCAGGCGGAGACAAACAGCATAAGCTGTTGTCATAAGAAAAAAATACATTCTGCAGTGCAGCAAGGCAAGAGCTTTTTATAGTTCTTGCCAATTTTTTCGTCTTTTTTCAGGGGCTTGGCTCCAAATTAGGCGATTCGATTATTTTTTGATCACCCAGCGCCCATCGGGCGGGCAACCCCGGTTTGACGCGCCCCTATGCCCCGCCGACTGCTTGCCGTTCCCCTGGGTTTCCGGCAGGCTGCGGCCATGCCAGTATCGAGACTATCCCCCGCCGATCAGGCGGCTGTCATTGCGATAACCGGCCCGTGGGACGAGCTACGGGCGAATACGGATGGCACCGCCGCCGATGTCCTGCACATCAATGGGACTTGGGTCTTGCGCCAAG
This genomic window contains:
- a CDS encoding ABC transporter ATP-binding protein, producing MSKPVLVLRGVERSYGALTVLKGVDFTLNAGEMVGLIAPSGAGKSTLLHMAGLLDSPTAGEIEIDGQASAKLNDAGRTELRRRTIGFVYQFHQLLPEFSALENVVLPQMIGGVGRKAAAARATELLSIVGLKERLHHRPGKLSGGEQQRVAIVRAIANQPKLLLADEPTGNLDPGTAEGVFAELLRLVRTTGLAALIATHNLDLARRMDRVVTLRDGAVVPA
- a CDS encoding lipoprotein-releasing ABC transporter permease subunit: MFSAFERLVAFRYLRARRQEGFISVIAWFSLLGIALGVATLIIVMAVMNGFRAELLGRILGLNGHITISAPAGQAIPDADKLVARLRGMDGVVFAAPMVEGQVMVSANGVAGGALVRGMSTDDLRARRLIADAVRQGSIDEMGEDGVLIGSRMAYRLGLRLGDPITVLSPRGESTAFGSVPRIKTYRVAGVFEVGMYEYDNTYVYAPLSAAQVFFRLPQAVSGIEIMLTDPNRAATMTYLLSGLVPPGVRAVDWQQANSSFFNAIQVERNVMFLILTLIILVAAFNIISSMIMMVKDKGRDIAVLRTMGATRGMILRIFLLSGASIGIIGTAAGLLIGVLFCENIESIRQFLQNLTGTQLFQAEIYFLSRLPAKMDPAEVLQVVVMAFSLSLLATIYPALRAARLNPVEALRYE
- the proS gene encoding proline--tRNA ligase, translated to MRLSQFFLPTLKENPAEAQIASHRLMLRAGMIRQQSAGIYTWLPLGLRVLRKVEAIVREEQNRAGVVELLMPTIQSADLWRESGRYDDYGKEMLRITDRHERELLYGPTNEEMLTDIVRTFVKSYKQLPLNLYHIQWKFRDEVRPRFGVMRGREFLMKDAYSFDLDEASARVSYNKQFLAYLRTYARLGLKAIPMKADTGPIGGDLSHEFIILAETGESQVFCDKDWLDLDVLDKAPKSAEELQSFVDWATGFYAATEEKHDPNAVPIPADRLHSARGIEVGHIFYFGEKYSKPMNATITLADGSTTPMHMGSYGVGVSRLLGAIIEASHDEAGIIWPEAVAPYHVGIITMKAGDAASDAKAQEIYAALTAKGIDVLYDDRDERAGVKFADLDLIGLPWQIIIGPRGLEKGVVEVKNRRTGQRDELSVTDALARVGA